In Botrytis cinerea B05.10 chromosome 6, complete sequence, the following proteins share a genomic window:
- the Bcrpc40 gene encoding Bcrpc40 — protein MAPKQRYTAADVPPPRSFSERELAARKIVGINTETVTDITSTDFPGHWPNEEHAWNKQSFAENLQIQFHQNEPLLSSFSLIGIDASVANAFRRILIAEIPTLAIEYCFVKNNTSVIQDEVLCARLGLVPFKGGKEGLLDFMKWFQKPEEETPEEERHLGSFDHNTIQLTLKIECTRNKEAAPGETDPRKVYHNAHVYAKDIEFKPFGRQLEYFSGENTIKSPNPDILIAKMRPGQVIDIDMHAIKGIGRDHAKFSPVATASYRLLPVIDITQPILGKDAKKFKRCFPDGVIGIEKVTAKEAKIKGSGYEGHEGEDKAVVVDAMRDTVSRECLRHEEFQGKVKLGRVRDHFIFSIESLGQWDSDELFLESIKTLRTKCEAFKTSLQNMTK, from the exons ATGGCACCAAAACAAAGATATACTGCGGCTGATGTCCCACCTCCCAGAAGCTTTTCTGAAAGAGAATTGGCAGCTAGAAAG ATAGTTGGAATAAACACCGAAACCGTCACCGACATCACATCCACAGACTTCCCAGGTCATTGGCCTAACGAAGAGCATGCATGGAATAAACAAAGCTTCGCTGAGAACCTCCAAATACAATTCCACCAAAACGaacctctcctctcctcattCTCCCTCATTGGCATCGATGCCTCAGTCGCCAATGCCTTCCGTCGAATCCTCATTGCTGAAATCCCCACACTCGCTATCGAATACTGTTTCGTCAAAAACAACACCTCTGTAATCCAAGATGAAGTTCTCTGCGCTCGTCTCGGTCTCGTACCATTTAagggaggaaaggaaggacTTTTAGATTTCATGAAATGGTTCCAAAAACCCGAGGAAGAAACCCCCGAGGAAGAACGTCACCTCGGATCTTTCGATCATAATACCATTCAATTGACCCTGAAAATCGAATGTACACGCAACAAGGAAGCTGCTCCAGGAGAAACGGATCCAAGAAAAGTATACCACAATGCTCACGTATATGCGAAGGATATCGAATTTAAGCCTTTTGGAAGACAACTCGAGTATTTCAGCGGCGAGAACACTATCAAGAGTCCTAACCCGGATATTTTGATCGCGAAGATGAGACCCGGTCAAGtcattgatatcgatatgcATGCGATTAAGGGAATTGGGAGGGATCACGCCAAGTTTTCGCCGGTGGCTACAGCTTCATATCGACTATTGCCAGTGATTGATATTACTCAACCAATCTTAGGCAAAGATGCGAAGAAGTTCAAGAGATGTTTCCCTGATGGCGTTATTGGAATTGAGAAGGTTACTGCAAAGGAGGCAAAGATCAAAGGAAGCGGATATGAAGGACACGAGGGCGAGGACAAGGCAGTGGTTGTAGATGCCATGAGAGATACTGTTAGCAGAGAATGTTTGAGACATGAGGAATTCCAGGGCAAGGTCAAATTGGGAAGAGTCAGagatcatttcattttctcgaTTGAGAGCTTGGGACAGTGGGACAGTGATGAATTGTTCCTGGAGTCAATCAAGACACTAAGAACAAAGTGTGAAGCTTTCAAAACGAGTTTACAAAACATGACAAAGTAA
- the Bcpdi1 gene encoding Bcpdi1, with product MRYLQCVALAFASAAIASASDVASLTKETFPDFIKENDLALLEFFAPWCGHCKALAPEYEEAATTLKEKKIALAKVDCTEEADLCQSFGVEGYPTLKVFRGAENVSPYSGARKAPAIVSYMTKQSLPAVSVLTKDTLEDFKTADKVVLVAYFDAEDKTSNTTFNTVAEKLRDDYLFGASNDAALAKAEGVSFPSIVLYKSFDEGKAIYPDAFDAEVIEKFAKTASIPLIGEVGPETYAGYMATGIPLAYIFAETPEERTTLAETLKPVAEKHRGAISFATIDAKAFGAHAGNLNLDADKFPAFAIQSTVDNKKYPFDQSVEITEASISKFVQQYVDGKVEPSIKSEPIPEKQEGPVQIVVAHNYDDIVLDDKKDVLIEFYAPWCGHCKALAPKYDILAGLYADAGYTDKVTIAKVDATLNDVPDEIQGFPTIKLYKAGNKKNPVTYNGSRSIEDLIKFIKENGQHEIEVAYDENAAASPEAEKPIAESLAKQAEAATESAKSAAEEASETVSSKVAEATETAAATEDHDEL from the exons ATGCGTTATCTACAATGTGTTGCATTGGCTTTTGCATCAGCTGCAATTGCTTCGGCCTCTGATGTCGCTTCCCTCACCAAGGAAACATTCCCAGATTTCATCAAGGAGAATGATTTGGCCCTTCTAGAGT TTTTCGCACCTTGGTGTGGTCACTGCAAAGCATTGGCCCCTGAGTATGAAGAAGCTGCTACAAcattgaaggagaagaagattgccTTGGCCAAGGTTGATTGCACAGAAGAAGCCGATCTCTGCCAAAGCTTTGGCGTTGAGGGTTACCCAACTCTCAAGGTCTTCCGTGGCGCAGAGAATGTTTCCCCATATTCCGGCGCAAGAAAAGCCCCAGC GATTGTCTCATACATGACCAAGCAATCCCTCCCCGCCGTCTCAGTCTTAACCAAGGATACATTGGAGGATTTCAAGACTGCCGACAAGGTAGTTTTGGTTGCATACTTCGATGCTGAGGACAAGACCTCAAACACCACCTTCAACACAGTTGCGGAGAAACTCCGTGACGACTACCTCTTCGGTGCCAGCAATGATGCAGCTTTGGCAAAAGCTGAGGGTGTTAGCTTCCCATCTATTGTCCTTTACAAGTCATTCGATGAGGGCAAAGCTATCTACCCAGATGCTTTCGACGCCGAGGTTATTGAGAAGTTCGCAAAGACTGCGTCCATCCCATTGATTGGCGAAGTTGGCCCAGAAACATACGCTGGATACATGGCCACTGGAATTCCATTGGCATACATTTTCGCCGAAACCCCAGAGGAGAGAACTACTCTCGCTGAGACTCTTAAGCCAGTCGCAGAGAAGCACCGTGGTGCCATCAGCTTTGCAACCATTGACGCAAAGGCTTTCGGAGCTCACGCTGGTAACTTGAACCTTGACGCCGACAAGTTCCCTGCTTTCGCTATCCAAAGCACTGTCGACAACAAGAAATATCCTTTCGATCAAAGTGTTGAGATCACTGAAGCTTCCATTAGCAAGTTCGTCCAACAATACGTTGACGGAAAGGTTGAGCCAAGCATCAAGTCTGAGCCAATCCCAGAGAAGCAAGAAGGCCCAGTTCAAATCGTCGTTGCTCACAACTACGATGACATCGTTTTAGATGACAAGAAGGATGTTTTGATTGAGTTCTACGCTCCATGGTGTGGACACTGCAAGGCTCTTGCACCAAAATACGATATCCTCGCTGGCCTTTACGCTGATGCTGGTTACACTGACAAGGTTACCATCGCTAAGGTCGATGCTACTCTCAACGATGTCCCAGATGAGATTCAGGGTTTCCCAACCATCAAGTTGTACAAGGCTGGTAACAAGAAGAACCCAGTTACCTACAACGGTAGCCGTAGCATCGAAGATTTGATTAAGTTCATTAAGGAGAACGGCCAAcatgagattgaagttgcATATGATGAGAACGCCGCTGCTTCCCCAGAGGCAGAGAAGCCAATTGCTGAGTCTTTGGCCAAGCAAGCAGAAGCCGCCACCGAGTCTGCTAAGAGCGCTGCTGAGGAGGCTAGTGAGACTGTTTCTAGCAAGGTCGCTGAGGCCACCGAGACCGCAGCTGCTACTGAGGATCATGACGAGTTGtga
- the Bcmon1 gene encoding Bcmon1 — protein sequence MTGEVGSTASDGVNYDTASETPIKTLEIKAPDVVASKDDILDSDDAKERRPPLPPRRSLLQTPERPKTSGAPKRPVLQSQPTTALSSVDIQTLSFPDGTRGTFSTAASRSVSETKLGHGVSSSVSSLSKMKNLEGSDNDDNASLMSYAPTLKANGDLASLLDDGLNAQSPAWKLLNSQADHWEPIDEAAEFEDTSLTDFDREFDEIGEVDSKGGNEEELLIQWKSKLKHYLILSSAGKPIYSRHGDQNLINGYIGIIQTIISFYEGSKDPLTGFTAGRTRFVISTDGPLYFVAISKLGESDAQLKGQLEALYMQILSTLTLPTLTHLFSNRPNTDLRRPLEGTESLLSSLADTFTKGSPSALLSALECLKLRKSQRHVINNTLLKARTDKLLYGLIVAGGRLVSVIRPKRHSLHPSDLQLIFNMLFEAGGVRAGGGENWIPLCLPGFNNRGYLYMYVSFLSVENGEPIKDNVSENKKCKTEDEVAVLLISADKESFFELKQMRDEVVNQLEKNGSMKIIKAAVRQGRPKTTDIAPGTPLRHFLYKSRANVQFTMPSFDPYYNNLVNRRRLMNRYQNLHSATHKKHSHLKVLHCVSRDSISLAWTTPQFEFYCVAGPNASRAGLAQGANRIIQWVKREEERVFIVGGAVF from the exons ATGACCGGTGAAGTTGGATCCACGGCCTCAGATGGCGTGAACTACGATACGGCTTCCGAAACCCCTATAAAAACACTCGAAATAAAGGCCCCCGACGTTGTTGCAAGCAAAGATGATATCTTAGATAGCGACGATGCAAAAGAGCGAAGGCCTCCTCTGCCCCCTAGACGTTCACTGCTCCAGACACCAGAACGACCCAAAACTTCAGGAGCTCCAAAGAGACCGGTATTACAGTCTCAACCTACCACGGCATTATCGTCAGTCGACATACAGACACTATCATTCCCCGATGGCACAAGAGGCACATTTTCTACAGCAGCCAGCCGATCGGTATCAGAAACGAAATTAGGACATGGTGTTTCTTCATCAGTCTCATCACTAagcaagatgaagaatcttGAGGGAAGTGACAATGATGATAATGCAAGCCTTATGAGTTATGCGCCAACCCTAAAGGCAAATGGAGATCTTGCAAGTCTACTTGATGATGGACTTAACGCGCAAAGCCCGGCATGGAAATTGTTAAATTCACAAGCAGATCATTGGGAGCCAATTGATGAGGCAGCGGAATTTGAGGATACTTCTCTTACAGATTTCGACCGCGAATTCGACGAAATAGGGGAGGTTGATAGCAAGGGTGGCAACGAAGAGGAATTACTTATACAATGGAAGTCAAAACTTAAGCATTACTTGATTCTCTCTTCCGCCGGAAAACCTATATACAGTCGCCATGGAGATCAAAACCTTATTAATGGCTATATTGGAATTATTCAAACGATCATATCATTCTACGAGGGCTCAAAAGACCCCCTCACAGGATTTACTGCAGGTCGTACAAGATTTGTTATCTCAACCGATGGACCTTTATATTTTGTTGCTATTAGCAAACTTGGCGAGAGCGATGCTCAATTGAAGGGTCAGCTTGAAGCGTTGTATATGCAGATTTTATCGACCCTGACCTTACCAACTCTTACACACTTGTTTTCAAACAGACCAAACACAGATCTTCGCCGACCTTTAGAGGGAACCGAATCCTTACTATCATCACTTGCGGACACCTTTACCAAAGGCTCTCCATCTGCATTATTATCTGCATTAGAATGTTTAAAGTTACGGAAGTCCCAACGACATGTTATAAACAATACCCTGTTGAAAGCACGAACTGACAAGCTTCTTTACGGTTTGATAGTAGCAGGTGGTAGGCTTGTAAGTGTGATACGTCCTAAACGACATTCGTTACACCCTAGCGATCTCCAACTCATATTCAACATGCTTTTCGAAGCCGGTGGGGTTCGAGCTGGAGGTGGGGAGAATTGGATTCCTTTATGTCTCCCAGGATTCAACAATCGGGGGTACCTCTACATGTATGTGAGCTTTCTAAGCGTGGAAAATGGCGAGCCTATTAAAGATAACGTCTCTGAGAACAAGAAGTGCAAAACTGAAGACGAAGTTGCAGTGCTACTCATAAGCGCTGATAAGGAAAGCTTTTTTGAGCTTAAGCAAATGCGCGACGAGGTGGTCAATCAACTCGAAAAGAATGGAAGTATGAAGATCATCAAAGCTGCCGTTCGCCAGGGACGTCCAAAGACAACTGATATTGCTCCTGGAACACCCTTACGACATTTCCTATACAAGTCGCGAGCAAATGTTCAATTCACAATGCCGTCATTTGATCCTTATTATAACAACCTCGTCAATCGTCGAAG ACTGATGAACCGATATCAAAACCTACACTCCGCAACCCACAAGAAGCATTCCCATCTCAAAGTACTCCATTGTGTCTCCCGCGACAGTATCTCCCTCGCTTGGACAACCCCCCAGTTTGAATTCTACTGTGTAGCCGGTCCCAACGCTTCACGCGCAGGTTTGGCTCAAGGTGCCAACAGAATAATTCAATGGGTCAAGCGTGAAGAAGAACGCGTCTTTATTGTTGGTGGTGCCGTATTCTGA
- the Bcmon1 gene encoding Bcmon1: protein MGASPNLSDAAPNERAHATNKGSPSAKATVNDATTYAMTGEVGSTASDGVNYDTASETPIKTLEIKAPDVVASKDDILDSDDAKERRPPLPPRRSLLQTPERPKTSGAPKRPVLQSQPTTALSSVDIQTLSFPDGTRGTFSTAASRSVSETKLGHGVSSSVSSLSKMKNLEGSDNDDNASLMSYAPTLKANGDLASLLDDGLNAQSPAWKLLNSQADHWEPIDEAAEFEDTSLTDFDREFDEIGEVDSKGGNEEELLIQWKSKLKHYLILSSAGKPIYSRHGDQNLINGYIGIIQTIISFYEGSKDPLTGFTAGRTRFVISTDGPLYFVAISKLGESDAQLKGQLEALYMQILSTLTLPTLTHLFSNRPNTDLRRPLEGTESLLSSLADTFTKGSPSALLSALECLKLRKSQRHVINNTLLKARTDKLLYGLIVAGGRLVSVIRPKRHSLHPSDLQLIFNMLFEAGGVRAGGGENWIPLCLPGFNNRGYLYMYVSFLSVENGEPIKDNVSENKKCKTEDEVAVLLISADKESFFELKQMRDEVVNQLEKNGSMKIIKAAVRQGRPKTTDIAPGTPLRHFLYKSRANVQFTMPSFDPYYNNLVNRRRLMNRYQNLHSATHKKHSHLKVLHCVSRDSISLAWTTPQFEFYCVAGPNASRAGLAQGANRIIQWVKREEERVFIVGGAVF, encoded by the exons ATGGGAGCTTCTCCTAACCTCTCGGATGCAGCTCCCAATGAACGAGCACATGCAACAAATAAGGGATCTCCGTCTGCGAAAGCGACGGTCAATGATGCTACGACCTATGCGATGACCGGTGAAGTTGGATCCACGGCCTCAGATGGCGTGAACTACGATACGGCTTCCGAAACCCCTATAAAAACACTCGAAATAAAGGCCCCCGACGTTGTTGCAAGCAAAGATGATATCTTAGATAGCGACGATGCAAAAGAGCGAAGGCCTCCTCTGCCCCCTAGACGTTCACTGCTCCAGACACCAGAACGACCCAAAACTTCAGGAGCTCCAAAGAGACCGGTATTACAGTCTCAACCTACCACGGCATTATCGTCAGTCGACATACAGACACTATCATTCCCCGATGGCACAAGAGGCACATTTTCTACAGCAGCCAGCCGATCGGTATCAGAAACGAAATTAGGACATGGTGTTTCTTCATCAGTCTCATCACTAagcaagatgaagaatcttGAGGGAAGTGACAATGATGATAATGCAAGCCTTATGAGTTATGCGCCAACCCTAAAGGCAAATGGAGATCTTGCAAGTCTACTTGATGATGGACTTAACGCGCAAAGCCCGGCATGGAAATTGTTAAATTCACAAGCAGATCATTGGGAGCCAATTGATGAGGCAGCGGAATTTGAGGATACTTCTCTTACAGATTTCGACCGCGAATTCGACGAAATAGGGGAGGTTGATAGCAAGGGTGGCAACGAAGAGGAATTACTTATACAATGGAAGTCAAAACTTAAGCATTACTTGATTCTCTCTTCCGCCGGAAAACCTATATACAGTCGCCATGGAGATCAAAACCTTATTAATGGCTATATTGGAATTATTCAAACGATCATATCATTCTACGAGGGCTCAAAAGACCCCCTCACAGGATTTACTGCAGGTCGTACAAGATTTGTTATCTCAACCGATGGACCTTTATATTTTGTTGCTATTAGCAAACTTGGCGAGAGCGATGCTCAATTGAAGGGTCAGCTTGAAGCGTTGTATATGCAGATTTTATCGACCCTGACCTTACCAACTCTTACACACTTGTTTTCAAACAGACCAAACACAGATCTTCGCCGACCTTTAGAGGGAACCGAATCCTTACTATCATCACTTGCGGACACCTTTACCAAAGGCTCTCCATCTGCATTATTATCTGCATTAGAATGTTTAAAGTTACGGAAGTCCCAACGACATGTTATAAACAATACCCTGTTGAAAGCACGAACTGACAAGCTTCTTTACGGTTTGATAGTAGCAGGTGGTAGGCTTGTAAGTGTGATACGTCCTAAACGACATTCGTTACACCCTAGCGATCTCCAACTCATATTCAACATGCTTTTCGAAGCCGGTGGGGTTCGAGCTGGAGGTGGGGAGAATTGGATTCCTTTATGTCTCCCAGGATTCAACAATCGGGGGTACCTCTACATGTATGTGAGCTTTCTAAGCGTGGAAAATGGCGAGCCTATTAAAGATAACGTCTCTGAGAACAAGAAGTGCAAAACTGAAGACGAAGTTGCAGTGCTACTCATAAGCGCTGATAAGGAAAGCTTTTTTGAGCTTAAGCAAATGCGCGACGAGGTGGTCAATCAACTCGAAAAGAATGGAAGTATGAAGATCATCAAAGCTGCCGTTCGCCAGGGACGTCCAAAGACAACTGATATTGCTCCTGGAACACCCTTACGACATTTCCTATACAAGTCGCGAGCAAATGTTCAATTCACAATGCCGTCATTTGATCCTTATTATAACAACCTCGTCAATCGTCGAAG ACTGATGAACCGATATCAAAACCTACACTCCGCAACCCACAAGAAGCATTCCCATCTCAAAGTACTCCATTGTGTCTCCCGCGACAGTATCTCCCTCGCTTGGACAACCCCCCAGTTTGAATTCTACTGTGTAGCCGGTCCCAACGCTTCACGCGCAGGTTTGGCTCAAGGTGCCAACAGAATAATTCAATGGGTCAAGCGTGAAGAAGAACGCGTCTTTATTGTTGGTGGTGCCGTATTCTGA